The genome window ATTTGTTCTCTCAACAGATTTCTTCCCTTTTCTATTCACCCTACCTAATCTTTGAAATAATCCACTTAAATCATTTAGCTCAGTAAAAAGAAAATCAAAATCAATATCTAAACTTGCCTCAACTAAAGACGTAGATATCCAAATTTTATTTCCTATGACCTCTGTTTTTCCAAACTCTAATATCTTTTTTTCTTTTTCTAATCTATCTTTTTTTAAATATTTTGAATGTAATAACTCTATCTCCTCTTTTCTAATACCAATCTCCTTTAATTTTTTATAAATCTCTTGAGCTTTTTTTACAGTATTACATACAACTAGTGTTTTTCCACCATTCTCTGCATAATGACTATATATAAAATCTGCATCTATTTCTGAATTTTCTATTTTTAAATTGTGTCTATCGTCACCTTTTATAAATTTTTCATACTTTATAGACCCAATCTCTTTTTCAATACAATCTTTTATAAATGGTGGTAATGTAGCTGTTAATATTGCAAACTTCCCTCCAACATCTTTTATTTTTTTGAGCCCTATTACTATATATGCCAACAAATCCGGAGAGTATGCCTGAATCTCATCTAATACTACTTTGGAATAACTCAAAGTAGCTAATTTTACCTCATGCCCTGGATATAGAAATACAAAATTAAAAATTTGATCAAGTGTTGAAATTGTCAATGGAATAGAAAGTGCTTTTCCCTCTCCTATATAATTTTTTATACTTTCATAGCTATCATTCGTATTTGAAAATAGATAATCAACTGCTTCAGAATGAAGTAACACAACTCTTTTCTCAATCTCACTTTTTATTAAATCTTGGCTTACTCTTTTATATATAGAGTTTATAGCTGTTTTTAATGGCAATATAAAAAAACCTTTATTATTTCCTATCCACAGCAATCCAGCTTCAGTCTTACCCATTCCTGTATTAGCTATAACAATTAAATTTTCATCTCTATTTTCAATACAATACTCTTGTAATTCATTCCAAGAATAACTTAGTTCCTCTAATGACTTTAATAAAAAATTATTCAAATACTCAATCGGATAGTTTCCACTTCCTGAATAATCACACTTATTTAAGAGTCCTGTTAATACATCAAATGATTCATCTATATTACTTTTTAGTTGTTTTATATCTTTTAAAGTTATTTTCTGAACTTCAAAATCTTTCAACAAATCTAAACATAATTTCTTTTCATTTTCCAAAACTTGAAGATTATCTGTGTAAAAATGATGATTTAATACTGCATAAAGAACTTTTAAATATTCTTCTCTATCCTCTATTTTATTTTTATCTATAAAATAAGTTGATAATATATTATGACCAACTTCTTTTTCGTTATTAAACTTAGTTTTATTTTTTATTCTATTCTGAAACTCTGGATTTAACTTTCCGTAATCATGATATTCACAAGCTAACTCTAACAATCTATATTGATTTTCTGAAATATACTTCATTTCTCTCAACTCTTCAGCTCTAGATTTAACTTTATCTGTGTGCTCTCTTATTGTTTCTAATGGTTTTGCTAGTGACCTACTTAAAATTTCTTGAATATTCATAAACGCCCCCCACTTTTTCTTCCATATTGGTTAAATTAAATTTTATATTTATACTAAATCAATTATATATTCACCATCGTAAAGTATACCTTCGTTAATCTCTTCAATTTTGTATTTAGAAGAATACACTACTTTCTTTTTATTAAAAATTCTCTGATTTTTTACAATCGTATAATCTTTATTTAAAAAATATAGTGTTCCTCCTATATCATGAGTATCTGTTCTTGAAAAAACATTATCATTTCTGATATTTTCAATTTTTAAATATCCAGAATATTGGCTTTCTATCTCTTCATCAATATCTTTTATATGAACAAATTCACACTCTTCAACATCTACAAAATCTTCACTTCTTCCAATTGACTTCAGATTATAAATATTTTTTTTAATCTCCTCTAAAGTCTCAACATCACTAGATATATGAAGTACTAACTCAACTTCATTTAGTACTTCATAATATTTTAGTGACGTTACTAAACTTTTATACTTATTTAATTCATTATTTTTAGGATCATTCTCTTTTAAACTCTTATACTCATCAAGTAACTCTCTATTATATACAAATATAGTAATCTCATTTTTAAAACTATTCCCCTGTGATTTCGTTGCTTCAGCAATTTTTACAAATCCTTTTGAATGTAAGTTTTCATGTGGGACTTTCACAAGAATGCCTCTATCATCCATAACAGAGTTTAAATATAAATGATCTGTAAAAGCCTCTCTAGATAAACTTTTATATCTTCCTTGAATTGATATATCCATAGGATGATACTCACTATAACTACAAGCCTTATGCAATGCACCTATGACTGTTGAATATGGTGGTAGTGGATAAGTCATTCTATTGTCAATACTTTCCTCTTTTCTATAATGGGCTTTACTCTGAGTTAATTTTATTCTAAGAAGCTCCATAATTAAACTCCATAATATTTCTTTACATCATCTTTTAACTTCTTGAACACTTCCCCAACAGAAATTGGATTTAATGAATTTACAATCTCTAGTTCATTATCTAAATTATCTCCTTCTAATAACCCAACATAATACCCATCTTCTATTTTATTTTTCAAATCCTTACTTATATGAAGTTTATTATCTTTTACTCTTATTGTATTTTCAAATATATGAGTCATTCTTGGTGATAATCCTCCCACAACAAAAATT of Cetobacterium sp. ZOR0034 contains these proteins:
- the cas5 gene encoding CRISPR-associated protein Cas5, with the translated sequence MELLRIKLTQSKAHYRKEESIDNRMTYPLPPYSTVIGALHKACSYSEYHPMDISIQGRYKSLSREAFTDHLYLNSVMDDRGILVKVPHENLHSKGFVKIAEATKSQGNSFKNEITIFVYNRELLDEYKSLKENDPKNNELNKYKSLVTSLKYYEVLNEVELVLHISSDVETLEEIKKNIYNLKSIGRSEDFVDVEECEFVHIKDIDEEIESQYSGYLKIENIRNDNVFSRTDTHDIGGTLYFLNKDYTIVKNQRIFNKKKVVYSSKYKIEEINEGILYDGEYIIDLV
- a CDS encoding CRISPR-associated helicase/endonuclease Cas3; translation: MNIQEILSRSLAKPLETIREHTDKVKSRAEELREMKYISENQYRLLELACEYHDYGKLNPEFQNRIKNKTKFNNEKEVGHNILSTYFIDKNKIEDREEYLKVLYAVLNHHFYTDNLQVLENEKKLCLDLLKDFEVQKITLKDIKQLKSNIDESFDVLTGLLNKCDYSGSGNYPIEYLNNFLLKSLEELSYSWNELQEYCIENRDENLIVIANTGMGKTEAGLLWIGNNKGFFILPLKTAINSIYKRVSQDLIKSEIEKRVVLLHSEAVDYLFSNTNDSYESIKNYIGEGKALSIPLTISTLDQIFNFVFLYPGHEVKLATLSYSKVVLDEIQAYSPDLLAYIVIGLKKIKDVGGKFAILTATLPPFIKDCIEKEIGSIKYEKFIKGDDRHNLKIENSEIDADFIYSHYAENGGKTLVVCNTVKKAQEIYKKLKEIGIRKEEIELLHSKYLKKDRLEKEKKILEFGKTEVIGNKIWISTSLVEASLDIDFDFLFTELNDLSGLFQRLGRVNRKGKKSVERTNAFVFTEINKNLFINGEKGFIDKDIFTLSKLALSEVDGILSEEEKYNLIEKYLTSDNLKKSSFMDKFNGDKNYMNQIWRGRFEKEEVAKRFRNIISYKCIPYKVYEEYQDIIDELVDKYETSEGVEREEARIELNMYTLGLGIYEKGKNATLKQLGREIVYFVDGEYSYELGFERAQKEKEEGISFDNFV